One genomic window of Evansella cellulosilytica DSM 2522 includes the following:
- a CDS encoding cupin domain-containing protein yields METATKDRSITHAHTGEVITFLENAKETNGEYLLIEVNLPPGGEGPPLHYHLEFEEEFEGVKGQLFVIRGKEEHVINPGEKVTVPKETHHLFKNASDTEPVTFRVKLTPPHKFEESMRIAYGLAADGKISKKGKFDNMLHAVVILNMQDTRLVKMPFFVRFLFNRMAKKAQKQGIEELLIKEYIQDGTE; encoded by the coding sequence GTGGAAACAGCTACAAAAGATCGTTCGATAACTCATGCTCATACGGGTGAGGTTATAACATTTTTGGAAAATGCAAAAGAGACAAATGGTGAATACCTACTTATCGAGGTAAATCTTCCACCTGGTGGAGAAGGGCCACCTCTTCATTATCACTTAGAATTTGAAGAAGAGTTTGAAGGGGTAAAAGGGCAATTATTTGTCATCCGAGGGAAAGAAGAGCATGTCATAAATCCAGGAGAAAAAGTAACTGTTCCAAAAGAAACGCACCACTTATTTAAAAACGCATCAGATACTGAGCCTGTTACTTTCCGAGTAAAACTAACACCACCACATAAATTTGAAGAATCTATGCGAATAGCCTATGGACTTGCTGCAGACGGAAAGATTAGCAAAAAGGGGAAGTTTGATAACATGTTGCACGCTGTCGTCATTCTAAATATGCAGGATACTAGATTAGTGAAAATGCCATTTTTCGTTCGATTCCTATTTAATAGAATGGCTAAAAAAGCCCAAAAGCAAGGCATAGAAGAATTACTCATTAAAGAATATATTCAGGATGGAACTGAATAG